The DNA segment gtttgGCGGCGTGGTCGGTGTGCGGCGCTTCAGTTCGGATCAGCTCACTCCACGTGAGCGAGAAGTCGGCGCGTATCATATTCGTGGCGCGCGTTTTGTTTTGCTTGTGAATGCGCAGAATGCAACGGTGAGCGAGCCCCCCTCCCGTGGCTACTTGAAGTCAGTGAGCTTTTTGAGAGGTCCTTGGCTGCCGTCAACGAGAGGTATGCTGTGCGGACATGAAGAGACCTGAACAAGCCGTCTAAATGTAAGGATGTATCGACTGCGTCTTAATGTTTCGCTCTGCGTGTagatttatcattgtaaaacgcATTAGTAATTCTAACCAGGGACTCAACCTGGCAGAACGACTTGTTTTCAGTTGCGGTTAGTGCGCAACACTGGACAATTGATTCATCTTGATTCGCCTTTTGAAGATCAGGTTATTTATCGTTCTGGTTACCGGTTCAGAGTTCCCCTAGCACCAATTTAATTCGGTTTGAGTGGAGTATTGTTCTGGTTACCAGTAGTACAGATACAATACAATACAGTAGTACAATACAGTAGTACAAAAGCAAGTAACGATGCACATACTGCTCTTCCGCCTTGTTGCTTGGACATTGTCACTGCTGTTacagaaaattttgtttttgcAGCTCAATATGTGCCTAACTTGTCATGCAGGTCTTCACCCATTTTTGCCTGCTAGCACAGAGGAGCAGCCATTAGAAGGTGATTCTTCATCAAGCCACTTTGTCGAGACCTACAAAAGAAGGATCTTCAACTACCGTCTTAGCAGAGCCCGTCGGGTCATAGAGAATGCCTTTGGCATAATGGCACAGGGGTGGCGCATCCTGCGCCGCCCGTTCAAAGCTAAGGACGAGAATGTGAGAAGGATTAACTCTGCTTGTGTAGTCCTGCACAACTTCCTGCTCAAGGAGTCCCCCACTTCCCGATCTGCATACTGCCCTCCTGGAACAGCTGACCATGTAGACTGGCAGGGAAACATCAGTGAAGGGAGCTGGAGGGCCGAGGACAGCAGCAACAATGCACTGCCACCTCTGCGTAGCACATGCTGTCACTCAACCAGGTAACGAAGTTTTCATGTGGCACGTTACATAATCATGGAGAACTTCCCAGGAAGCATGCAAAATCATGACTTTGGGTAGTCCACTGCTTGCTACTGCTACTCCTGCATATGCATAAT comes from the Dermacentor variabilis isolate Ectoservices chromosome 2, ASM5094787v1, whole genome shotgun sequence genome and includes:
- the LOC142572918 gene encoding uncharacterized protein LOC142572918 isoform X1 — translated: MAQGWRILRRPFKAKDENVRRINSACVVLHNFLLKESPTSRSAYCPPGTADHVDWQGNISEGSWRAEDSSNNALPPLRSTCCHSTRAAYKMRDDLAKYFVTDGQIPWQESMIMDRTLYSGVTQRGDDPAPESLSTELAS